The Plasmodium knowlesi strain H genome assembly, chromosome: 14 region TCGCTTCTGTTCtcccctttctttctttctttcattattttttattttattttatttttttttttttttcgtgtgaGATTCCATCCACCAATTTGATCATGTCATAAATTATGAAATTTTAACCCGTCGACATTTCCACATGTCGTTCACagttttgttaaatttttgaTTCAACAGTGTTATCCAATTCGTTCTTAGAgctacaattttttccccgcACAATTCCGCCACCGCAACGGTTACTGCTACTGCAGTTACCTATTGctattgttttatttttttccccttcatgcCACTTGTTATTCTCTATGTAAAGCGCCTAAGCCACGTATTTGCTCgccaaaagaacaaaaaaaaaaaaaaaaaaaaaaaaaaaaaagaatgcttCACAATTAACGTACGTGAAGTAATGCTAAACTTGCGATACCCCAACTTTAACGACGAACAAAAAGTGCGACTCGAATTGTAAGCACTTCATACACGCAAGGTCAAAGAacagatgaagaaaaggttTAGAACCTTCCACAGGGTGAATGTTATAAATAGAATTATACACGATTTCCCCTTGTGTGTTTAGGCCGTCATTCAAGTTGACATTTCCCCATCCCTCTCAGCGTCCACCGCACATCGCAATAAAAGTAGTTGAAACGGGACATGCGTTAGAAGTAGGCCCTCCCCAGCTTGTTCCAATTTCTGCCCTTCGAACATGCTTAAAAAAGGCTTCACGGCAACGAAAATAATAGGGAAGAGGTGTTTCCAGTGGTGGGATAATCTGAACACGTCGTGGAAATTCGCAATCGGTTTTTCAGTTCTCTTTCCACCCCTCTGGAATTacaatgaaagaagaaaggcaAGAGAAAAACAGGTGTACTATAACAAATCGATAAAAGATTACGTGTTTTTTGACATAGCtatagaaaataaatatgtaggAAGAGTCTTGATAGGGTTGTACTCTGACCAAGTACCCCTAtcagttgaaaattttattcaacTTGCAGAGGGGTACAAAGTTAAAGACAAATATATTGGATACAGAAACACCTTCATTCATAAAATTTACCCAGGAATTGGGCTAGTAGGAGGGAATGTGTTAAACGATAAGGAAGGCCTAAGTATTTATGGAAAGAAATTCCCTGATGAAAATTTCGACATGGAATTTGTACAAGATGGTGACGTGGCGTTGTTTAATGAAGGCCCTCATAGTAACTCCTCTCAGTTTATTATAACCTTTTCCCCAATGCCCATATTACACAAGCACAATGTAGTTATTGGCACTGTTTTGAAAGGGATGGATATAATTCGGATGATTGAAAATGTGGGAACTAAGTTAGGAAATCCCATGTATAacgtaaaaattattaactgTGGTTTGTACAGAAGCTTGGAACAGGATGGGCCTCCTTTTTTCAACATGCTGCACATCTCGGACAAGGgcaacaaaaatattatttccaAAAAGGAGTTTGAAAATTTGTCTGAACAGCAGAGACAGTCCTTAATGGAAGAAATTGGCAAATCGGAAAAACAGAGATGAGGTCCGAAGCGCAGTAGTTAGTCTTTCCAAAGGATGAACGATTCCTGTTCTCAGTGTATGCCCCTCCGAATGCGCAAATTAACATTATTTATGATAACCTATTTTGTAGCTCCTTTGGAATATGGGGCAAATAtttgaacctttttttttgtatcccttgggagttttttttttttgtgtattttttagctagctattttttttacaattttggttaattttattttccttttttttttttttttttttttttttggtgtatATTAGCTAGTTTAATCATATTTCTACTAAAtttacgatttttttttttttttttatgctatGTTTGAGTCACCCCTTGGCTAGCCGAGTTCGGAAAAAATTACGTATGATTAACTTTCCACATTTTATCAATTGTGCGtgttcccatttttacaacttttaCGAAAGCGAACAgttcgaaaaagaaaaatgcaggTATCCACAAACATAATCAACGTTAAAAATGCTAAATGGGGGATATTCAAAATTGTTACACTTAAATATGTAATATGCACACTTGCTAGCGTTGCAGAAAGGGGTCCATTACAAGTAGAGCCGCTGTAATGTTTTGCTCATGCGACTTATTCTTACTGGTCTTTGATAATGCCAACTATGTCATCATCCCTGTAGACAAAAAATTCTTCCCCATCGATTTTTAAGGAAGAACCGCCATATTCCGGCAAAACAACCACGTCGCCTTCTTTCACACTAGGGGGGACTTTGCTTCCATTACTTGTTATCCTTCCTGGACCAACGGCCAAAACCTGTAAAAAGCGGCATAAAGCACATGAATGGGTTAAATAAAATTCAAGCAATGTTACACAtataaggggaaaatgaaagaaagatTGCGCACTATGTTTAAGTTTGCATAACATTGTACGGGGAGACTACCTTTCCCGTGAAGGATGGTTCCGTTGCACTTTCAGGCAGAAAGAGGCCAGACTTGGTCGTAGTCTTGGGAACGATTTTACTTATCAAGATTCTGTCCATCAGGGGAATAAACTTTTTAGCTATCGTGGAACTCTGCAaaagggttttttttttttttactatatgtataaatttcTTGCATGGGACAAACTGGGAATAAACGTGCACGTTCGACATTTGGAGAATTCCTCTTATTAACAGAAAGTGGgtaatatatacatttttgatatgtatatatacaacatAAATGCGGTTCATTATGCTGCACAAAAATGAGCAGGCTTCCCTCGGCATACACAACTGTGCatgttatttcctttttgctgCAAAATTACCATTTTTAACTCCTGTGTAAAATATGTATAGAGAATGATAAAATTTGTGTTGGCAATTCTTTGGTATATAAAATGTGCTTTAAATTCCTTCTAGGTAATTAACAAATGGCGTtttaaagaaagaagttttatgTTTGTTTTGCCTCAGCTCCTGTTTACATATAAATGGTTCGCATACATTTGTGCTTATAAAACTGATTaaatgtttcctttttttggttgataaaaaaaaaatatagagagaaatatatgtacgttACTTTAAGGATATAATTCAAACATTTTTATCGCCTGCTTAAGGATACATTTTTATAACGGGCAACATGCATTGTGTAAATTTaggtatataaaaaatttcgattcttctttttgtactttttgcTCGCACTTTCTATagtaaaatataattatatatgtatttcgCAGGTGaccttttttatgtatttattttttttactatataGGAGGGCCTGAAAAATACCTTCTTCAAATATGGTCTCTGAATACgcacataaatgtataatatatatattaaacgCACATGATCCCATCGGAGCCATGCGCACGAATCTGTTTAGGGACATAGATATAACTGACTGTTTCTGTTAAAATTGTAGAGCacctaagaaaaaaaaaaaaaaaaacgttaagCAGCAAGTATAGAAAGCTGAAGCGCTGCCAGGAAAAATTCTTTTacctctttcattttttttttttttttccagcctTAGGTGTTAATGTTCTCGCATAATTGacaccttttttcttcatgcaACTGTATGGGTTGCGCAAAAGAACCCCCTGTCAGATTATTTTCATCGCATATCATGTTTTCCCCGTGGGGGTAAATATTACGTATGcattatatgtgtacatacccTACTTCATGTTAGTCACACTCttaaaaagagggaaaggaCTACTTCGCTCCACACCTTGTTGCCCTTTACATCTACTATTGATGAACACTAGAAAATAACCACAAAAATAAGTCATGTAACTGCCCAAATCTGGTTCATCATTTATATAAAAACGGTTCATATTTACTTAATCGTTTTTACTCTTAACATTCACTTGATAGCTGAAATGCTGGAGTTacgtaaatttttaatttaaaaaaaaaaaaaaagaaaacacacaaaaaataaggaaggcacaacataaaatgtaaaatatgcatagaaaaaaaaaaaaaaaacctgatttgttttttttttctaaaaataatttacacaTTATGAGTAAAATTaagtgtgcacacaaaaaaaaaaaaaaaaaaaaaaatggtggaaaTAATTTAACACTTGTGGTTTTTTCGGAATTGGTATGAACAAGCGTTTTATAACTTCTGCTTATTACTCTCACGCGCgagcacacacatatatataaaagcatacatatacatgcatacatatttatacccATTTATGCATCCACTTGTCGCATGGCACCCCTGCGAGAGGAAAGGAGATGTTCTATAACACCCTCCAATCGCGCACTATccgaatttttccttttttttttattctaatTTTATAACGCCCTTTCCCCTATGGAGATACTTTTCAATCCTCCAGATAGGCAACATCTGGCACCCACCAGGGTAGCAGAGTCATAAAAAACATGACAACCGACtggtaaatatatttttcgaacTTGGTTGGCTTTCGTCTCACATTAATGGTGGTGTTATTATCCCCCTCCTCTGGCATGTTGTGAGGTgggtttttcttcttcaatgCGGAAGAATTACTGCAGTAGGATTGTCCACTGTCTATGTTATTCTCCGAATCGTCACAATCGGAGTTGACAAATTCACTGGTACTGTTATTTAACAGATTGTTAAATGTCGTAGAGCTGTCGTGGAAATACATCTTGTTGTTATTGCGCGTGTTGCTTGCGCTATCATTACGCGCATTGCTACTGTCGCCATTAAGATCATCATTGTTGCCGCTCTTCTGATCACCGCTGGTAATATATTTTCGTCTTCTCACACCAGCGCAGAGGAGATTCTCAGCGTCGCCACTGTTCGCGGTACCCATTTCGCGAAAAAACTCATCCGTAGCATCGTCCAAATAGCTGCTatcccccttttcatttaaattttcatttaaattttcatttaatttttcatttaaatttttgtcTAAATTTtcgtttaaattttcatttaaattttcatttaaatttttgtcTAAATTTtcgtttaaattttcatttaaattttcgtCCAAATTTTGGTTTAAATTTTCGTTTAATTTTATGGACGAGTTAAATTCCTCATGGGAACTATTTTTTACGCTTAATTCAGTTCCGTGTGTCTTCTGAtcgatctttttttttttaaaaaaaaataaacttctttttttatttttttctccacatgtTGCACTGGCACTATGCCCGATTCCATGTATCTCTTTCGAATTATCATCATTAAGTTGATAATTAAATTCGTCACATAACTCACTTACAAATTGGTTATCTTCTCCATCTACAGGATCTCCCTCATTCCCTGTAGCATGAACGGGATCTGTTTCATCATTCATGGAATTCATAGGATGCAAAGCAGTTGATGATACTTCTTCCCGTTTGTTCGTTTTATTATTATGTgtgttttcttctccctgACCCACCGTTCCGTTGTCTAACTCTTCTTCGGCTTCTCTTCCATCTTGCATAAATTGCAAATCGCATGCGAGGTCTTGACTGTTGTTGTGCTCCATAATATCCCCCTCTTGTTGATTAATGTGGTGCGCTCCTCCATTCAAATTACTCATTTGTTCTGTGTGTTCGTTAACCAGaatattattcatatttctcGATTCTCTCATGCGTCTTAGAACCTGTTCTATAGATTCGTTACTTGACATAAAACTAAAATTGCTAATTAGGAGGTCGAAAAAGCCTCTGTTGTACAGTATAAACAATCCAGAAACgataaaatacatttttaaacttgcttcaaataaaaataaaacaaataatattttcaacaGAAGGAATAAGTGAAACCTTTCCATGATATCCATAATGTAGTTATTAAAATGGGACCTTTGGTTCGTTTGGTTGGTACCATTTGCTTCGTTATTCACCCCGTCGTTGTTACTTTCCCTGTTGTTATTACTACCATTATTGCTACTTTCTCTATTTCCGCTGGGGGGGTCCCCATTGAGATCACCATTCACCGTATGTTCGCCTTTATCCCCCTTGCTCTCAATCAACTGTatgctttttaaaaattcctgGTTCTCATTTGATTTAATTAATGTGTCGATAAAATGATGTTGGGAAGTGACATTCTCGTTTAGGTAATAATCTCCCGTTTCATCCTTTATGGCTGAAATGATGTTATggtgaaaataaatattttttatttggtcCTGATATTTCGACAATCTTCTTGCATAGGTTAGGAGCAGAATTTTATAAATCCtcgtttgttcttc contains the following coding sequences:
- a CDS encoding 10 kDa chaperonin, putative translates to MSSTIAKKFIPLMDRILISKIVPKTTTKSGLFLPESATEPSFTGKVLAVGPGRITSNGSKVPPSVKEGDVVVLPEYGGSSLKIDGEEFFVYRDDDIVGIIKDQ
- a CDS encoding peptidyl-prolyl cis-trans isomerase, putative, whose amino-acid sequence is MLKKGFTATKIIGKRCFQWWDNLNTSWKFAIGFSVLFPPLWNYNERRKAREKQVYYNKSIKDYVFFDIAIENKYVGRVLIGLYSDQVPLSVENFIQLAEGYKVKDKYIGYRNTFIHKIYPGIGLVGGNVLNDKEGLSIYGKKFPDENFDMEFVQDGDVALFNEGPHSNSSQFIITFSPMPILHKHNVVIGTVLKGMDIIRMIENVGTKLGNPMYNVKIINCGLYRSLEQDGPPFFNMLHISDKGNKNIISKKEFENLSEQQRQSLMEEIGKSEKQR